A portion of the Lolium rigidum isolate FL_2022 chromosome 1, APGP_CSIRO_Lrig_0.1, whole genome shotgun sequence genome contains these proteins:
- the LOC124685174 gene encoding GDSL esterase/lipase At1g28590-like has translation MKLLCCILSLLLLASVEPAISSLGHFDKIFSFGDTFADTGNGRIMNAKNKVPFDPTAKLPYGQTYFGNATGRSTDGRLIIDFIAQKLRLPLLTPSLAKDGDFTHGANFAISAATALNVSFFKDIPIAGMLALDTTMKVQLQLFESLKPSLCSPAEACPLDFFDKSLFFMGEFGVNDYSFSILGMPLADVYSIVPSVVGNITEATKRLINHGAKTVVVPGIPPLGCTPPNLFFFPSTDPASYEDDTGCLKDFNDLAKHHNTQLQEALEIVQTNNPSALVIYADFFTPVIRMVKYPWKFGLVSDVLSCCCGGGGKYNFNISAGCGMPGATVCDDPSQYLYWDGHFTEAAHRVIAKGWLKKLKVHNHIIDAAYRYLNIAKDSS, from the exons ATGAAGCTCCTCTGCTGCATCCTCTCGCTTCTCCTCCTCGCGTCCGTGGAACCAGCCATCTCTTCCCTCGGGCACTTCGACAAAATCTTCAGCTTCGGCGACACCTTCGCCGACACCGGAAATGGCAGGATCATGAATGCCAAGAACAAGGTCCCATTCGACCCCACTGCCAAGCTTCCATACGGCCAGACGTACTTTGGCAACGCCACGGGCCGCAGCACCGACGGCCGCCTCATCATCGACTTCATCG CACAGAAGCTACGGCTGCCGTTGCTCACGCCGTCCCTGGCGAAGGACGGAGACTTCACCCATGGTGCCAACTTCGCCATCTCCGCCGCCACGGCTCTCAACGtcagcttcttcaaagatatccCGATTGCAGGTATGCTTGCTCTGGACACCACCATGAAGGTGCAGCTGCAGTTGTTCGAGTCGCTCAAGCCTTCGCTGTGCAGCCCTGCCGAAG CATGCCCGTTGGACTTCTTCGACAAATCACTCTTTTTCATGGGAGAATTTGGTGTCAACGATTATAGCTTCTCGATTTTGGGAATGCCCCTGGCGGACGTTTACTCCATTGTCCCAAGCGTCGTCGGAAACATCACCGAGGCCACCAAG AGGCTAATCAACCACGGGGCGAAGACTGTGGTCGTACCCGGGATCCCACCGTTGGGATGCACGCCACCGAATTTGTTCTTCTTCCCTAGTACCGACCCGGCAAGCTACGAGGATGACACCGGGTGCCTGAAGGACTTCAACGACCTAGCCAAGCATCACAACACCCAGCTGCAGGAGGCCCTGGAGATCGTTCAGACAAATAACCCAAGCGCCCTGGTCATCTACGCCGATTTCTTCACCCCAGTAATCAGAATGGTCAAGTATCCTTGGAAATTCG GGCTTGTCTCAGATGTCCTGAGCtgctgctgcggtggaggtgggaaGTACAACTTCAACATCAGCGCCGGTTGTGGCATGCCCGGTGCGACAGTGTGCGACGACCCATCTCAGTATTTATATTGGGACGGACACTTCACGGAGGCGGCCCACAGAGTAATCGCCAAAGGCTGGCTAAAGAAACTAAAGGTGCACAATCACATTATAGACGCGGCCTACCGCTACCTGAACATTGCCAAAGACTCGTCGTAA
- the LOC124685175 gene encoding 6-phosphogluconate dehydrogenase, decarboxylating 2, chloroplastic, producing the protein MTSPAPAPPASAAAQALQPRIGLAGLATMGQNLALNIAEKGFPISVYNRTAAKVDSTLSRAAAEGGLPVLGHRDPRDFVLSLARPRTVVLLVQAGRAVDATIDALSPYLDAGDAIVDGGNEWYQNTERRIDAAASRGLLYLGMGVSGGEEGARNGPSLMPGGHLQAYDNIKDILQKAAAQTEDGPCVTFVGPGGAGNFVKMVHNGIEYGDMQLIAEAYDVLHRVGGLSNAEIADVFAEWNKGELESFLVEITADIFTVLDDADNSSGGALVDKILDKTGMKGTGKWTVQQAAELAVAAPTIAASLDGRYLSGLKDERVAAASVLEEEGMPAGLLEKINVDKKVLVDRVRQALYASKVCSYAQGMNLLRAKSVEKGWNLNLADLSRIWKGGCIIRARFLDRIKQAYDRNPELANLIVDREFAREMVQRQGAWRWVVARAVEAGISTPGMSSSLSYFDTYRCNRLPANLIQAQRDLFGAHTYERIDRPGSFHTEWTKLARQNK; encoded by the coding sequence ATGACTTCCCCGGCGCCGGCCCCTCCCGCTTCCGCGGCGGCGCAGGCGCTGCAGCCGCGCATCGGCCTCGCCGGCCTCGCCACCATGGGCCAGaacctcgccctcaacatcgccgagaAGGGCTTCCCGATCTCCGTCTACAACCGCACCGCCGCCAAGGTCGACTCCACgctctcccgcgccgccgccgagggcGGCCTCCCGGTGCTCGGCCACCGCGACCCGCGCGACTTCGTGCTCTCCCTCGCGCGGCCCCGCACCGTCGTGCTCCTCGTCCAGGCCGGCCGCGCCGTCGACGCCACCATCGACGCCCTCTCGCCCTACCTCGACGCCGGCGACGCCATCGTCGACGGCGGCAACGAGTGGTACCAGAACACGGAGCGCCGcatcgacgccgccgcctcccgcggccTGCTCTACCTCGGGATGGGCGTCtccggcggcgaggagggcgcGCGGAACGGGCCCTCGCTCATGCCCGGAGGCCACCTCCAGGCCTACGACAACATCAAGGACATCCTCCAGAAGGCCGCGGCCCAGACCGAGGATGGGCCCTGCGTCACCTTCGTGGGCCCCGGCGGGGCCGGCAACTTCGTCAAGATGGTGCACAACGGGATCGAGTACGGTGATATGCAGCTCATCGCTGAAGCCTACGACGTGCTCCACCGCGTCGGTGGCCTCTCCAACGCCGAGATTGCCGATGTGTTCGCCGAGTGGAACAAGGGAGAGCTGGAGAGTTTCTTGGTTGAGATTACTGCCGACATATTCACGGTGCTCGATGATGCTGACAACAGCAGCGGTGGGGCGCTGGTTGACAAGATCCTCGACAAGACCGGGATGAAGGGGACCGGCAAGTGGACCGTGCAGCAGGCAGCTGAGCTCGCAGTTGCCGCACCCACCATTGCAGCCTCGCTGGACGGGAGGTACCTATCAGGGCTCAAGGACGAGCGAGTCGCAGCTGCCAGCGTGCTCGAGGAGGAAGGGATGCCCGCGGGGCTTCTGGAGAAGATCAATGTCGACAAGAAAGTGCTGGTGGACAGGGTGAGGCAGGCGCTCTACGCGTCCAAGGTCTGCAGCTACGCCCAAGGGATGAATCTGCTGAGAGCCAAGAGTGTGGAGAAGGGTTGGAATCTTAACCTCGCGGATCTCTCCAGGATTTGGAAGGGCGGATGCATCATCCGCGCAAGGTTTCTTGACAGGATCAAGCAGGCTTACGACAGGAACCCTGAGCTTGCCAATTTGATAGTGGACAGGGAGTTCGCGAGGGAGATGGTGCAGCGGCAGGGTGCCTGGCGGTGGGTTGTGGCACGCGCCGTGGAGGCCGGGATTAGCACTCCAGGGATGTCTTCAAGCCTTTCATACTTTGATACCTACAGGTGCAACCGGTTGCCTGCCAATCTCATCCAAGCACAGAGGGATCTGTTCGGGGCACACACCTATGAGCGCATTGACCGTCCAGGTTCTTTCCACACCGAGTGGACTAAGTTGGCCAGGCAGAACAAGTGA